Within the Saccharopolyspora gloriosae genome, the region GTGACCGGCTGGTTACGGTCTTTGATGCGTTCGGCAGGCAGGAACACTTGCTGCGGCGGCTGATCCTCCGCGTCCGGCGGTGGCAGGTTCTCCGCCCCGAGTACCGCCGGCGCCACATTCCCGTGGTCGCGAAGGATGTCCGCGTCCCCGTAAACCATCCAGTTCCCCTACCGGCCATCGTCGATCGTGTCCGACGGGACGGTACCGAACGGGTGATCACGGGGAGAGCGGGAAACTACTCAGGGCCTGAATGGAGCAGTGCGGGAACGGCGGCAGAAACGGGCAGTCCCGCCGCGTGGGCGGTGGGACGGCCCGCTTCTTGTGGGGTCAGCTCTGCTTGAGGTTGGACAGGAAGGTCGTCCAGGCGGCGGTGTCGAAAGTGAGGGTGCCTCCGTTGCGGTCCTTGGTGTCGCGGACTCCGGCGCCGCCGGGGGCTAAGGCGACCTCCACGCACTCGTTCTGCGTAGGGCTGTAGCTGCTCTTGAACCAGGTGGCGCCGGTGAGGTCCTGCTCGGTCATGCTGGGACTCCTCGTTCACTACGAGTACTGCTGTCCCACCGATCGTATGAGATCTTGTGATTCCTTCGGCCCGAGAGCGGCGGCCTGGAGGCGACTCCAAAGCCGGTTGTACAGCGCGACCGCGTCCTTGTCGTCCAGGTAGCGAGCGTCGTCGAAGCACTCGACGTAGACGAACTCCAGCGAGGATGAGATCCCGGAAGCCGGGATCTGGAGCAGCGTGAAGTCGTACGAGATTCCGCCGGTTTGTGTTGCAGCGTTGAACGGCATTATCTGGATGTCCACGTCGTTGCGCTGCGCGGTTTTGTCCAAGTGGTCGAGCTGCTCGCGCATCACCGAGTC harbors:
- a CDS encoding DUF397 domain-containing protein yields the protein MTEQDLTGATWFKSSYSPTQNECVEVALAPGGAGVRDTKDRNGGTLTFDTAAWTTFLSNLKQS